In Humulus lupulus chromosome 6, drHumLupu1.1, whole genome shotgun sequence, a single genomic region encodes these proteins:
- the LOC133785258 gene encoding uncharacterized protein LOC133785258, whose translation MGANPPLPVFEGFINQIWGKLGIERVARMNSGFMMVKFIDEATRDLVLELGVVHFDQKPVILRPWTVDIDSLKSIKSVQVWIRLPDLGLQYWGTNYLSALVSTIGKPIMIDKITKDRSIIKFPRILVDMEISDSLPKFISYINERGQVMDQVIDYEWMHTKFSQCKKLGHTVSTCKFVEGLVWRKKEIPTNQADGGNAHGDTSTHQKQGQDNSPQSSSKKESISQHEELPKDQGWTTPKNPGTVKSKSPVTDQNSTNTFSVLQEQKKFLNDPSLLLNLNGQFQYNELEC comes from the coding sequence ATGGGAGCTAACCCGCCATTACCTGTCTTTGAAGGTTTTATTAACCAGATTTGGGGGAAACTTGGGATCGAACGAGTTGCAAGGATGAATTCAGGATTTATGATGGTCAAATTCATAGATGAGGCTACTCGTGACTTGGTCCTAGAATTAGGGGTAGTTCATTTTGATCAGAAGCCTGTTATCTTAAGGCCTTGGACTGTTGATATTGATTCTCTGAAATCGATTAAATCAGTGCAAGTTTGGATTCGTCTTCCAGATCTTGGGTTACAGTACTGGGGCACAAACTATTTAAGTGCTTTGGTTAGCACTATTGGGAAACCAATAATGATAGATAAGATCACAAAAGACAGGTCGATTATTAAATTTCCTCGGATATTAGTTGATATGGAAATATCAGACTCTCTTCCTAAGTTCATTAGCTATATCAATGAGAGAGGTCAAGTAATGGACCAAGTGATTGACTATGAATGGATGCATACAAAATTCTCTCAGTGTAAGAAGTTAGGACATACAGTCTCAACTTGCAAATTTGTAGAAGGATTGGTTTGGAGGAAAAAGGAGATTCCAACTAATCAGGCGGATGGTGGTAATGCTCATGGAGATACTAGCACTCACCAGAAACAAGGTCAGGATAACTCACCCCAGTCCTCATCAAAAAAGGAGTCGATATCCCAACATGAGGAACTTCCTAAGGATCAAGGCTGGACTACTCCGAAAAACCCAGGTACAGTGAAATCGAAATCCCCTGTTACAGACCAGAATAGTACAAATACATTCAGTGTTCTTCAAGAACAGAAGAAGTTTCTCAATGACCCTTCATTATTATTGAACTTGAATGGACAATTTCAATATAATGAGTTGGAATGTTAG